In the genome of Arachis stenosperma cultivar V10309 chromosome 6, arast.V10309.gnm1.PFL2, whole genome shotgun sequence, the window ttaatttattagttcatttaattaaataaatgacAGAGTTCGAATATTGATAAGTCAAGTTTTTAAATGTAATTTTGATCtataataaattagtttttgttAGATTGAAAATATcttgataaaaaaattgtaaattatATGACTAACCATTCACACTTAAAGATTCTCATTAAATGGAGTGTAAATATAACATGTTCGATAATTGGGTAAGTATGGAAAAAACACTGATCTTGACTTTTTAtgtcaaaaaaaattaagtacTAAAGTCCTTTACAAATATTTTACCCTATTTTCACCaaaagaaatttgaaaagaatcTATTAAGTTGACTACTCCCTAACATAGACAAATAAAACTTAGGTATGGTATTTGAATAGACCCTTCAATGGTATACATTGATGATTTGTTAATACACTGGTTATaagtgttgtaaaataaataaaggaagaagatgtactaaatataaaataaagatgtgtaaataaaagactctaatattaatttaataaaattattcatatatttatatatagtaacgaaaagaaagagaaaaaaactaTTAGTAGTAtataaaaagagagaagagagtttTTATTGCTTCTGTGTGTATTCCTTTTGCATCATTTCATGCTTGTTTATAGGCGTACAAGAGCATTgctttttaatttcattaatttcattttgttttgagaAAATAAAATCTCATCCTGAAAATAGTGAACCACTCATTAAATGAGCATTTATATCATCATATTTATCTTAACACTCTCTCTTGTATAATCATTTTGGAATATGTCTCGTTAAAACCTTAGTACCttattaaagaaaaatccaatggaaaaaaatttaatgaagaaaaaaaatacaatatcctttgtgatggagactgcctcattaaaaacatTGTCAAGAAaaaacccaataaaaaaaaatctgataaaaaaaaaagagtacagtcttcccctcttgtcgacatcatttaatgtctcgaaatcggcgcatcgTAATCTCATGTACTAATCTTTTAAATGAGGATTTTGGGAGTAATTTTGTGAATAAATCTGTCAGATTATTACTTaagcggatctgttggacatcaattgtcccttgattttgaagatcatgagtgaaaaagaatttggaagaaatatgttttgttgtatcacctttgatgtatccacctttaagttgagcaatgcatgttgtattatcttcaaacaagatagttggagctatcttatgatcaatctgtccacatgatgacagaatatattggatcaaactTCTAAGCAAAAAACACTCGTGACTTACTTCATGAATCGCTagtttcagcatgattagaggatgttgtTGCAATTGTCTGTTTCGTGGACTTCCATGATATATTTGTACCGCCATATGTGAACAAATATCCTGTTTGAGGTTTCTCTttgtgtggatcagacaagtatcctgcatctgcatagccaactagttgtgacttggatccatagggaaaaaacaatcccatatcaaccgttccatgaagatatcgaaagatttgtttgatttCATTCCAATATCTTCtgattggagaggaactatatcttgctagtaaattcacagcaaatgatatatcgggtcttttattattagcaagatatatTAGCGTTCCAATgacactaagatatggtacttcaggaccaaatatattttcattttcttccttaagacggaattgatccttttccatatccaaagatcttacaataattggggtacttaatggatgtgacttatttatataaaatctcttcaagatcttttctatgtatgttgtttgatgaataaatatCCTATTTTTTGTATGCCCGATttgcaggccgagacaaaatttagtctttctaAGAtatttcatctcaaactcttcttttagagtttttataattgttggaatctcttcatgagttctaataatatttaaatcatcaacgtacataGAAATTATAATGAATTCAGATGCAGCtttttttatgaaaacacacaagcagatatcatcattcttgaatccgtttttggccagatactcaatAAGATGATTATAACACACTCGTCCAAATTGCTTTataccatataaagatctttgcaatttgattGAGTATAACCCCTATGAATATTCATTAGATGATTTAGATATCTTTAATCTTTCAGaaactttcatatagatatcacaatctaatgagccgtataagtAGGCTGTTatcacatccattaaatgcatatgtaaTTTATGATATGcggataaactgaccaaataacgtaATATTATTGCATCTACTATAGGGGAATATGTTTCTTCACAATCTATACTGGGTCTTTGTGAAAAATCTTGTGTCACAAGTCGAATTTTGTAGcgtacaacttcatttttctcatttcgttttttTCACAAATACCTATCGGTATCCagcaggttttacatcttctggtgtacggattacaggtccaaagacttcatattttgcaagtgagtctaactcaACCTTCATAACTCAGTTTTCATAGCTTTTTTTCATTTTGGCCAATCTTTCCTTTGATATTCTTCGACTGCTATTGACTTAAGATCCTTATtgtcatgcatgatatttaatgacatattatatacaaatattttattgacaattatattattttagtctcattttttttctgtaaagacataatttatatTTACAACAAATTGAAATACCTATAAAAAACTAATTGCTTTGTTGATGATTCAGATATGGTACACCAACATATGGTGGCTTTGGAATTGGCTTGGAGCCTGTAGGAATACTCTTCTGTAGCGCCTGAATAACATTCGCAAGACATCACTTTATCCTCGTGACCCTAGTAGGATTGCACCATGATAGTTATACCAAACAATGGCTTGAAAATTGCATTGTTACAAAATCTTCTAATTGCAagaatttcttttcttttgaattagCAGTTTTGGAGGTGGTGTATACCACTTtacaaattaaagaagagatttttttaaaggaaaaatgATTCTAAAGGACCGTTAagaagatttaattattaaaaagaatttttaataCCAAAATTAGTAAGAAGgaccaaatttttttataatatttaagaaaaagaatcaaatttttttataaagaaataaatacatccttaattattttttataatctttAATATATGTTGTTTGATTCTCAACgctatataaatatatatgaataTTCACTTGagattaattagttaattaattttaaaaaaattattctaaaagaTCGTTAGagagatttaattattaaaatattaatttttaactgtttatttatttattttttataatttttatattaacaatttttaattttttttaattttagtaatttttattatttatttattttttatttttatgatctTTTGTCCTTTTTTTTTCTCGTTAGCTAAagatcacaaaaataaaaaaaaataaataaataattaataaaaaataatcaaataataaatatctACCATTCAATTATTAGCAAGAGTATGAATGCATATTCAAAtatcttaatattttttattaattttatccgAAATTGTTTCATGTATACGCTATTGTGGTGCACAGTGCACCTATATATAAACATGCTTAATATGTGCAAGATTCACCTGAAATAAAAATTGGAGCACTACTGCCTAAATGGCTCTTAGATGGCTTGTTCACTTAGCTTGCCATGTTTTGGGTACTACCCTATTGACAAAACTGCTAGAGAAGAATTGACCCAACAAGAGTATCCTACTACTTGTTTAGAGTTTCAAATGCCTTGGAAGATAGATTTGCTTCTTCAGCAGTATGGGCTAAGCTTCAAGGACACCCTTCATGACAAGAggattttttataaaaagatttattttcttattataaaaagattttgtttgtcttcttaaatattataaaaacaTTTGGTCATTCTTACTAATTTTGGTATTAAAGATcctttttataattaaatcttCCTAACGGTTCTTTAGaataattttcctttttttaaatgatatatttttaaaggattttttataaaaataaaagtaattttatatttggatatcttatgtaaaaagatttttttatttatcaattatatttaggtaaaataagataaaaatatttttttgttaatttattatgtaaaaaatattttttttaagaaaaaaatcttttaaaaaaatataaatggtagcttctcaaaaaaaatttttttagtacttttatttttactactaaaaatttatcaaacacattaaaaaatttattaaaaaaatatttttttatcaaaataataacacataaataaacatctaattaaaattagattGATTCAGCCATTCAAGACCACTCTCACAAAAATAATCTTCGCTTTATTTGTACTATTCTCTTGCCAAAGCTAACTTAGTCCTCTGTCTGTATTAATTACCTCAAAAATAAGCAAGCAGGACTTTGAGAAGAAATGGAATCAAACCAAGGAATGGAATTAATCATACAAAAATGCTAGGTGTTTAATCCTTTCataattaagtttaattaatttatttaaaaataaaaattcacactactttttctttcttttaattctttttacgtttttttgttgttgttgttattatggctatcttttttttcttgatgtTATTATTGATgttatttattgttaattttttttcttttattattattatcaccGTTCTCattgtcttcatcttcttctcttataaatatttataaattttaatgtataatatatgaattttagtgtaaaacacataaattttaatatacaatacaaattttttttaaaaactacaTGTCTAAAACATTTACactcaattaataaaatatatataatacataaatttGTATTCACAGCATACAAATCTTATTGCATAAGCATAACATAGAATTTTTGAAGTCTATTATAGAAATTATTGAAGGATTACATGTTTAAAATATTGAGTCATccaattaacaaaatataaataaaaatttgtgtTATATCCAAAGATTTATGTATTATGCATATAAATATTTGTGttatatcaataaatttgtgttatatgtaaaattttatgtgatatatttctaaaatttgtgtATTATATCAATAAATCTTTGtattttctaacaaaaatttGTGTACTATAAATGACgcgaaaagaaaaacaaaataatatatacacgcattttttttttctagactttataccaatttaattgaatttgattaaaaaaggCCAGGACAAGTAGTACCattctaaattattttgttataagTTTGAATCTTTTAACAACCTTAAAATTGGTAATTTGTTATGTTTTTAAAGAAGTAAATATTATTGCtccttaataattttttttttaatttttgagtatttattaaaaggaaacaatatttaattataattcgaaaattattaattatttaagtaATTAGTTTAAacattattataaataataatttgcTAATGTATCACATAAGATTAGATTATTTGCTATGAAAAGCAAGATATTAAACCTAGAGAGTAGAGCAGAGTTAGTAATACTAGATAAGAGTGGCAGAGAGAAGCAGTAAGAAGctttcactttcacattcttcaATTCTTGGAGGTCATGGACGATGAGCTTCTTGATGAAAAAGAACAAGAAgccgaagaagaagaagagagtgtGGGCTCCAGCTTGACCATGGTCAAGGTCGCTGCTGCCAAAAAGTTCATCGAGAACCACTACAGAACCCACATGAAGAACATTCAAGACCGCAAGGAAAGGTAACCTATCCTTCCTAACCTAACCTAACCTAACCTAACCTCCAACACAACTATCTCTTCTGATTTTCTCATCAATTCGCTTCAATCGTTGTGATCTCTCTGGTGTGTTGAATTGGACTATAGTACtgattttgaataaaataaaataaaatgcaatgCATGTGTTGAATCTGTGTGCGCAATCCTAAATTGCTAATTGAGGTAAAGGTAGTGTTAATTCAAGATGCTTTATTCGGTTGTTGTTGCGTGGTAGCTGATAGTTTTTTTAGTTCAGCTGATTCCTTTGTTGTTTATGTTCTGTTAGggttaattatttgatttgttaGGTTGGACTTAGGAGTTAAAAGTAATATAAGCTCCAATTGAGTGTAATGAAATAATGAATCCTTGATTTTTGCTATTCAATCTAGCTTCATTTATGAGGAGGACACATTGAGATTCAATGTTAGCTGATACCGCGTAGTATACAAACTATGTGCTTAAGACAGTACTGAAGTCCAAAACCTAGGAAAATCATCTGTTAGAAGGAGTGCTTAGTCATGGCGGTGacttgatggtgagtatgagcAATAATGCCTTTTTTACGTATCTGGGTTGAAGACAAAAATGGGAAAAACAACGAAGAGTAATGTTGCAGATCCAGAATTGTTGCTGAAAACCAAAAGAGAGTTGTTGGATAAGTTAAAAGAGTGAAATTCGCTCATCTTTCCAGAGGTTAAACATAATGTCACATAATTCTGGCGAAATTCTGGAAGTTGTATTCTGATTGTTTAAGATTTTCCAAAATGCCTTAGCCAGCTATATctattttgatgattgaactaGGCTCAAACCAGATAAGGAAATAGGGTAATGACAAGAAATATTATCCCCTTTGATCACCTAAGATGTTATGTTTTCCATCTCATTGGAAATGACACAACAACAATAGTCTTTAACAACACTATCTAATTTTGTTACATAATTGGTTCCTCCTTTTATAGTTATACATATCCATATGTGgatttcttgttttattttattaggtcAATGGTGAATGCTAATTTGTACAATCATTTATGATCTAGAGAAATTTAGACCAATAGAAATATATCGGCTAATATTTACTCGCTCTGTCCAAATTTATTGTCCTTTCTTAAAAGTTTATTTGGTCCCAAATAATTGTCCATTTAGAAAGATTAgagaatattaattaatttttttccatCAGTAACCCTATAAAATGAATGAGAAGGTACGGGGAAAGAGATGATAAGTATTGAACAAAAAATAAGGATAAGTTGTACACTCGcttaaatttatcaaaattaagaTGTTTTCAATCATTTCCTTAATCCATATGCTGATATCTGTAATTATAACTGGACAATTATTTTGCATTGAAGGGACTACGGAGATTAATAAGGCTATTGAACTTCTCTAAGATtgcaattttttaattttagtagtttttatacttCTTATTTGTCCTAAACCTCTTATTTTTGTGCTATTCAGTAACCAACTAAATTGGCACTTGATGTTAGAATTTATTAAGGTATGGCTTCTAAATAATGATACACACATATAGGCCAACTCAATATCCTAACTAGACATAAATGGCATATCTATGCAATAGATTGAACTTTCTGGTCTTGGCTAATGATTCAAGATGTTTCTTCAGTTTCCCATGTGTCTCTGACTGAAAAAACACACATCTCTTCCAATTTCTTGCCATATTGGATGGTTTCTCATTATAACAAGGTGCTTTTAGTAGGCACGAATGAATGACTTGAGATCATCATATTTCTTAAATTTCTCAAAAGAGATTAAGAATAAATGGGCTGTGTACAAGCATGATCCAAGACAGGGCATAATGCGTGTTTGCCGTATAGTTGGCATGTTGTTCTTCTAGAAATTATAGTGTGATCTTATCTCATCAGGGAAAACATTTGcactttttcttcctttggtgagtttcaaaagaaaaaaaggaattAGGAATTGCTAATAATGCAATTTACACATCTCTTGCATGAGATCCCTGTTAGTAGCCATGTTTAATATACCTCCTTACGGTAGTCTCCAATGTGATGCAGATCTCTTGTTCAGTGTCTTTTGGTGTTTCTGATCCtgacatttttttttcttattatagACGTTGGGTTTTAGAAAGAAAATTAGCTTCTTCAGATGTGCCAAATGAGGAACGGATCAACCTCATCAAAGATTTAGAGAGAAAGGAGACAGAATATATGCGATTGAAAAGGCACAAGATATGTGTTGATGATTTTGAGCTCTTAACAATCATTGGAAGGGGGGCCTATGGAGAGGTCCGGACTTTCTCTTTGCATATGTATTTGTGCATGAAGCAGTTCTTGTTAAATATGCAATTAATCATTATTTGGTGTGTGCATTGATTTTCTGACTTTGTGCTTATAATTAATCTTATCTTCTGTAACTCATTTAATTACAGGTTAGACTATGTCGGGAAAAAAAGTCTGGAAACATTTATGCCATGAAAAAGCTGAAGAAATCTGAAATGCTCAAGAAAGGCCAGGTGAGATATATATTATCTGATTAAACAAAATCAGTTACTAATATCTAAAGGATACAGTATTGATTTTTCATTCTAGATAGTCCTTTTAAATTCGTTGTTGTAGAAAACTTTTATTAGTCTATACATGATttattatcaggtcctactgtCTCTGTTTAGGATAATTGCCAAGTCATTGGATCCGTAGCACAATGCATAGTATCCCTTTTTCTTACTTGACATCGTTCATTTTCTATAGGTGGAACATGTTAGAGCTGAGAGGAACTTGCTGGCTGAAGTAGCCAGTCATTGCATCGTGAAACTTTACTACTCATTTCAAGATGCCGAGTACTTGTATTTAATTATGGAGTATCTGCCTGGGGGTGATATGATGACTCTTCTAATTAGGGAAGAAACCTTAAGTGAAGATATTGCTAGATTTTACATTGCACAAAGTGTTCTAGCCATAGAGTCTATTCATAGGCATGGTTACATTCACAGGTTTGTTCAATTTGGCTGTGCTTATGATGTTGTTGACCTAATTTAttcattgatgatgatgatgatttatTAGGTGGTAATGTAGATAGGTTTAATGTGCTAAGAAGTTCTATTGATTTTCATCTTTACAGAGATATAAAACCTGATAACCTACTCTTGGACAAAAATGGTCACATGAAGCTCTCAGATTTTGGCCTCTGTAAGCCTCTTGACTGTACCACCTTGTATACACTGCATGAAAATCAGGTCATGGATGACAGAAATTTAGCAGAGCCAATGGATATTGATGGATCTATTCCTGGCATGGATA includes:
- the LOC130935441 gene encoding uncharacterized protein LOC130935441 isoform X1; its protein translation is MDDELLDEKEQEAEEEEESVGSSLTMVKVAAAKKFIENHYRTHMKNIQDRKERRWVLERKLASSDVPNEERINLIKDLERKETEYMRLKRHKICVDDFELLTIIGRGAYGEVRLCREKKSGNIYAMKKLKKSEMLKKGQVEHVRAERNLLAEVASHCIVKLYYSFQDAEYLYLIMEYLPGGDMMTLLIREETLSEDIARFYIAQSVLAIESIHRHGYIHRDIKPDNLLLDKNGHMKLSDFGLCKPLDCTTLYTLHENQVMDDRNLAEPMDIDGSIPGMDKHTSWRNPREQLEHWQMNRRKLAFSTVGTPDYIAPEVLLKKGYGMECDWWSLGAIMYEMLVGYPPFYSENPMTTCRKIVHWRNFLRFSEDAQLSPEAKDLICRLMCDVDHRLGTRGVHEIKAHPWFNGVEWDKLYEMEAAFKPQVVGELDTQNFMKFDEVDPPTNERLGSGTSRKMPKDLNFVGYTYKNFDAVKGLCQGESMQEISSKWPVEETGLQMLASSGDPMLP